The following coding sequences lie in one Brevibacterium marinum genomic window:
- a CDS encoding alpha/beta fold hydrolase, producing MTTLTETPTTVPAGVTTLRAHQLVINDRIAFVEDWGDGDATPLLALHTAGQSGVQYSHVAADLAALGYRVIVPDFPGHGRSEPSVDGPVTDLGDYAQFALTVLDQLGIDRFVVVGCSIGGKITIDLAVRAGDRIQAAIAMAAGADSGNVSIRGLTRELVDISTPSRGDRTYWGTRAVVGSAVTEERRSLIAAMHCREDPIVSNSDLIGWGRHDVRAGLPDIACPTILVAGEDDLWIDAEAIRRDAESIPRGSFTFLPGIGHYPMEEMTDFANQVDAWVRDLGQTDEGTETVRS from the coding sequence ATGACAACCCTGACCGAGACTCCCACAACCGTTCCTGCCGGTGTCACCACACTGCGTGCGCACCAGCTCGTCATCAACGACCGCATCGCCTTCGTCGAGGACTGGGGCGATGGGGACGCAACACCGCTGCTTGCGCTCCACACCGCCGGCCAGAGCGGAGTGCAGTACAGCCACGTGGCCGCAGACCTCGCCGCCCTCGGCTACCGCGTCATCGTCCCCGACTTCCCCGGCCACGGACGTTCCGAACCCTCTGTCGACGGACCGGTGACCGACCTCGGCGACTATGCGCAGTTCGCGCTCACCGTCCTCGACCAGCTCGGGATCGACCGATTCGTCGTCGTCGGCTGCTCGATCGGCGGCAAGATCACGATCGATCTCGCCGTAAGAGCAGGTGATCGCATCCAGGCAGCGATCGCGATGGCCGCCGGAGCCGACTCGGGAAACGTCTCCATCCGCGGGCTGACGCGCGAACTCGTCGACATCTCGACCCCATCGCGCGGCGACCGCACCTATTGGGGCACCCGCGCCGTCGTCGGCTCGGCCGTCACTGAGGAACGTCGCTCCCTCATCGCCGCCATGCACTGCCGCGAAGACCCCATCGTGTCGAACTCGGACCTGATCGGCTGGGGCAGACACGACGTCCGCGCCGGCCTTCCGGACATCGCATGTCCGACCATTCTCGTCGCCGGTGAGGACGACCTCTGGATCGACGCCGAGGCGATCCGCCGCGACGCCGAGTCCATCCCTCGAGGATCATTCACCTTCCTCCCCGGAATCGGGCACTATCCGATGGAGGAGATGACCGATTTCGCCAACCAGGTCGACGCATGGGTGCGCGACCTGGGCCAGACCGACGAAGGAACGGAGACAGTTCGCTCATGA
- a CDS encoding AMP-binding protein encodes MTSSDITLYGHLQEWAAAEPQRTALLDPVPASIEQTGLEHGHVRVTVTDLLTRADQFAALLAAHEVGDGDCVAVWLPSWADTYAWQFAASARGAHVIGVNTRYNVAEVGHVLTKARPRALVMAHGFRGLDFLSTATQAVAEAQAEAPVDSQQPFVPPVAFVWPVPGASDDPVATDYDLGSGAVTVPAETSPEAAAPPPAAPSADRLSVAFTTSGSTGMPKLAAHRESAVVSHSQHVAARVGYAPGDVLVEPLPYSGVFGYSAGMGALFGGAAVLLHPVFDEHELVSAWNAFGGTHFVGADDMLSRVRRVCEDTGTRLDSWKWAGVADFQGMSADIAHWAAESFGTRTVGVYGSSEVFALTAFWPTDTREELRYSGGGRLVDPAYDYRIVDPLSNEPVPSGSEGEVQLRGANVVDHYLGDTGEGAKNFAGNGWFSTGDLGRAQGPEAFEYVCRMGDVIRLRGFLVDPAEIEFHLITHDDVELVKVVARTDESGAPEVVAFVQPVPGSAPDPTEIRQYCKQRLASFKVPTEVRLVETMPVTAGTNGSKIKAAVLREWAAQPMEATEVLASRTSKENHHDT; translated from the coding sequence ATGACCTCTTCAGACATCACTCTCTACGGCCACCTCCAGGAATGGGCCGCAGCCGAACCACAGCGCACTGCTCTCCTCGATCCGGTTCCTGCGAGCATTGAGCAGACGGGGCTCGAGCACGGGCATGTGCGTGTCACGGTCACCGACCTGCTGACCCGTGCGGACCAGTTCGCGGCCCTCCTCGCCGCACACGAGGTGGGCGACGGCGACTGCGTAGCCGTTTGGCTGCCCAGCTGGGCGGACACCTACGCATGGCAGTTCGCCGCCTCCGCACGTGGGGCACATGTCATCGGCGTGAACACTCGATACAACGTCGCCGAGGTCGGCCACGTCCTGACCAAGGCTCGGCCGCGCGCCCTCGTGATGGCGCACGGATTCCGCGGCCTCGACTTCCTGTCAACGGCAACGCAGGCAGTCGCCGAGGCGCAGGCGGAGGCTCCCGTCGACTCGCAGCAGCCCTTCGTTCCGCCCGTTGCCTTCGTGTGGCCTGTGCCGGGGGCATCCGACGATCCTGTCGCCACCGACTACGACTTGGGTTCGGGTGCTGTGACGGTGCCGGCGGAGACCTCTCCCGAGGCCGCCGCCCCGCCTCCGGCTGCTCCCAGCGCCGATCGCCTCTCCGTTGCCTTCACCACCTCGGGATCCACCGGAATGCCGAAGCTGGCGGCTCACCGCGAAAGCGCGGTCGTCTCCCACTCACAGCACGTGGCTGCTCGCGTCGGATACGCCCCCGGCGATGTCCTGGTCGAGCCACTCCCCTATTCCGGGGTCTTCGGATACTCGGCGGGAATGGGAGCGCTGTTCGGCGGTGCCGCAGTTCTTCTCCACCCCGTCTTCGATGAGCACGAACTTGTGTCGGCATGGAACGCATTCGGCGGTACGCATTTCGTCGGAGCCGACGACATGCTCTCCCGTGTACGCCGTGTCTGCGAAGACACCGGGACACGCCTCGATTCGTGGAAGTGGGCCGGAGTGGCCGATTTCCAAGGCATGTCAGCAGACATTGCCCACTGGGCCGCCGAGTCGTTCGGTACTCGTACCGTCGGAGTCTATGGCTCGTCCGAGGTCTTCGCCCTCACCGCGTTCTGGCCGACCGACACGCGGGAGGAGCTTCGATACTCGGGTGGGGGCCGCCTCGTCGACCCTGCCTATGACTACCGGATCGTCGACCCGCTCTCCAACGAACCTGTCCCTTCCGGCTCGGAGGGCGAGGTCCAACTGCGCGGCGCGAACGTCGTCGACCACTACCTCGGCGATACGGGCGAAGGTGCGAAGAACTTCGCCGGCAACGGCTGGTTCTCCACCGGCGACCTCGGCCGGGCTCAGGGGCCTGAAGCGTTCGAGTACGTGTGTCGAATGGGCGATGTCATCCGCCTGCGCGGATTTCTCGTCGACCCGGCGGAGATCGAATTCCACCTCATCACACATGACGACGTCGAACTCGTGAAGGTCGTCGCCCGCACCGACGAATCGGGGGCACCTGAAGTCGTTGCCTTCGTCCAGCCGGTACCTGGTTCTGCTCCGGATCCGACGGAGATCCGGCAGTACTGCAAACAGCGGCTGGCCAGCTTCAAGGTGCCCACCGAGGTCCGCCTCGTTGAGACCATGCCTGTGACCGCGGGGACCAACGGTTCGAAGATCAAGGCGGCGGTGCTGCGCGAATGGGCCGCCCAGCCGATGGAAGCCACGGAAGTGCTCGCTTCCAGAACATCTAAGGAGAATCACCATGACACATAA
- a CDS encoding acyl-CoA dehydrogenase family protein codes for MTHKPRPRPDTPHFMTEERQEIQALAREFARDVVLPIADELDPVEGQFPESMVTQMAEMGFFGILIPEEYGGLGLGVFEYCLVAEELSRAWMSVGGLLARGNGMGGNFSPEQEARLLPKVATGEYLGAFALSEAEAGSDVANIRCKATRADDGGWVINGTKMWCTYADQADYLILFARTSTDEAKRHRGISAFLVEKPRGEFPVGMSGTAVKKIGYFGWKTWDVAFDDFHLPADALLGEEDRGFYQAVSGLEVGRAHTAARSIGLAQAALEDSIAYLKQREQFGHPLAEFQHLRFKVADMAAQIEASRALMYHVCTQIDSGARCDKEAAMVKYLAAEMAETVTSEAVQIHGGAGYTKDFAVERHWRDARLTKIFEGSSEIQMRIISDELLGR; via the coding sequence ATGACACATAAGCCACGTCCGCGCCCGGATACCCCGCATTTCATGACCGAGGAGAGGCAGGAGATCCAGGCCCTGGCGCGCGAGTTCGCCCGTGACGTCGTCCTCCCGATCGCCGATGAACTCGATCCCGTCGAGGGACAGTTCCCCGAGTCGATGGTCACGCAGATGGCCGAGATGGGCTTCTTCGGCATCCTCATCCCCGAAGAATACGGCGGCCTCGGCCTCGGCGTCTTCGAATACTGCCTCGTGGCCGAAGAGCTCTCCCGCGCCTGGATGAGTGTGGGCGGTTTGTTGGCGCGCGGCAACGGCATGGGCGGCAACTTCTCACCCGAACAGGAAGCCCGCCTGTTGCCGAAGGTCGCCACCGGGGAATACCTGGGTGCCTTCGCCCTGTCCGAAGCCGAGGCCGGCTCCGATGTCGCCAACATCCGCTGCAAAGCCACCCGGGCCGATGACGGTGGGTGGGTGATCAACGGCACGAAGATGTGGTGTACCTATGCCGACCAAGCCGACTACCTCATCCTCTTCGCCCGCACCAGTACGGATGAGGCCAAACGCCACCGGGGGATCTCGGCATTCCTCGTGGAGAAACCCCGTGGCGAGTTTCCTGTCGGCATGTCGGGGACTGCGGTGAAGAAGATCGGCTACTTCGGGTGGAAGACCTGGGATGTGGCCTTCGATGACTTCCACCTGCCCGCCGACGCACTGTTGGGTGAGGAAGACCGTGGGTTCTACCAGGCGGTGTCCGGCCTTGAGGTCGGGCGTGCCCACACCGCAGCGAGGTCGATCGGTCTGGCACAGGCGGCACTCGAGGACTCGATCGCGTATTTGAAGCAGCGTGAGCAGTTCGGACACCCTCTGGCGGAGTTCCAGCATCTGCGATTCAAGGTCGCGGACATGGCTGCCCAGATCGAGGCGAGTCGGGCGTTGATGTATCACGTGTGCACACAGATCGACTCCGGTGCCCGGTGTGACAAAGAAGCGGCGATGGTGAAGTACCTGGCGGCCGAGATGGCGGAGACGGTCACCTCGGAGGCGGTCCAGATCCATGGCGGTGCCGGATACACGAAGGACTTCGCCGTCGAACGCCACTGGCGCGATGCCCGGCTGACGAAGATCTTCGAAGGATCGTCAGAGATCCAGATGCGCATCATCTCCGACGAACTGCTCGGACGCTGA
- a CDS encoding acetyl-CoA C-acetyltransferase: MSRNIVICEPVRSAVGGFGGQFKHLPPEELGRQTLEALITKSGLEADVVDDVILGNCYPTMEAPAIGRVVALNAGLPVTTPGRQVDRRCGSGLQAIADGHAMINAGFADVVIAGGVETMSRGAFFNEEIRWGVKGTGIDLKDSLARGRVTAGGTNYPVPGGMIETAENLRAEYGIPRQEQDEFAVESHRKAAAATDSGRFGDEIVPVTVPAHRKTPEQVITRDEHIRPDANVESLSRLRPILQTSDAEATVTAGNASGQNDGAALCIIATEEKARELGLRVFARMVGWAVAGVPPKTMGIGPVPAVAKALEHAELTLGDMDLIELNEAFASQALACTREWELSANDFAQRFNVNGSGISLGHPVGATGGRILATLLHEMRRRDSRYGVETMCIGGGQGMAAVFENMSR, translated from the coding sequence ATGTCGAGAAACATTGTCATCTGCGAGCCGGTCAGGTCCGCCGTCGGCGGATTCGGCGGCCAGTTCAAGCACCTGCCGCCCGAAGAGCTCGGACGTCAGACCCTCGAAGCACTGATCACCAAGTCCGGCCTGGAGGCCGATGTCGTCGACGACGTCATCCTAGGCAACTGCTACCCCACGATGGAAGCCCCCGCCATCGGCCGAGTCGTGGCACTCAACGCCGGCCTTCCCGTGACCACGCCGGGCCGTCAGGTTGATCGCCGCTGCGGGTCGGGACTGCAGGCCATCGCCGACGGCCATGCGATGATCAACGCCGGCTTCGCCGATGTCGTCATCGCCGGCGGAGTCGAGACCATGAGCCGCGGTGCCTTCTTCAACGAAGAGATCCGCTGGGGCGTCAAAGGCACTGGAATCGATCTCAAGGACAGCCTGGCCCGCGGGCGTGTCACCGCAGGGGGCACGAACTACCCCGTTCCCGGCGGGATGATCGAGACCGCCGAGAATCTGCGAGCCGAGTACGGCATCCCACGACAGGAGCAGGACGAATTCGCCGTCGAATCCCACCGGAAGGCCGCCGCGGCAACGGACAGCGGCCGGTTCGGAGACGAGATCGTGCCCGTCACGGTACCCGCACACAGGAAGACCCCTGAACAGGTCATCACCCGTGACGAACACATCCGGCCAGATGCGAACGTGGAATCCTTGTCTCGACTGCGTCCCATCCTCCAGACCTCGGATGCGGAAGCGACCGTGACGGCCGGCAACGCCTCAGGACAGAACGACGGGGCCGCCCTCTGCATCATCGCCACCGAAGAGAAGGCCCGTGAACTGGGTCTGCGCGTCTTCGCCCGCATGGTCGGCTGGGCCGTCGCAGGTGTACCGCCGAAGACGATGGGAATCGGCCCTGTGCCCGCCGTGGCCAAGGCACTCGAACACGCAGAGCTGACGCTGGGCGACATGGATCTCATCGAGCTCAACGAAGCCTTCGCCTCTCAGGCTCTGGCCTGCACCAGAGAATGGGAACTGAGCGCGAATGACTTCGCGCAGCGTTTCAACGTCAACGGCTCCGGAATCTCCTTGGGCCACCCCGTCGGCGCGACCGGCGGCCGCATTCTGGCCACGCTGCTGCACGAGATGAGACGACGCGACTCACGCTACGGAGTCGAGACGATGTGCATCGGCGGCGGACAGGGCATGGCCGCGGTCTTCGAGAATATGAGCCGCTGA
- a CDS encoding proline racemase family protein, translated as MRTNRLIQTVEAHTEGLPVRIVTGGVGVFPGATMAERRAWFIENSDELRTFLMCEPRGSSWLSGAILQPPTRDDADWGVLFIEVTGVLPMCGAGTIAVATVLVETGMVPVTSPVTTVRLDTPIGLIAAEVAVQDGRAESVTIVNVASYSHALDRIVEVPGRGELLCDIGFGGNFYAFVSAEEVGRSDGGVGIPFERDRAEDFIAAGRDIMAAVNEQMEPVHPETGYRGCEHVVFLAPEANAEPGAVQGGPGARHVLINAPGWLDRSPGGTGTSALMAVRHARGELDLNTDFTNKSFIGTSFTGRLVEETTVGGHAAVIPTITGSAWLTGTAQYMLDPSDPFPAGFTL; from the coding sequence ATCCGCACGAACCGTCTCATCCAGACCGTCGAAGCCCATACCGAAGGGCTCCCTGTGCGGATCGTCACCGGGGGAGTCGGAGTCTTCCCCGGTGCGACGATGGCCGAGCGCCGAGCTTGGTTCATCGAGAACTCCGATGAGCTGCGCACCTTCCTCATGTGCGAACCTCGCGGCAGCAGCTGGCTCTCCGGTGCGATCCTGCAGCCGCCGACGCGTGATGACGCGGACTGGGGCGTCCTGTTCATCGAGGTCACCGGTGTGCTCCCGATGTGCGGTGCCGGCACCATCGCCGTCGCCACCGTCCTCGTGGAGACCGGTATGGTGCCCGTGACTTCGCCGGTGACGACCGTGCGACTCGACACTCCGATCGGCCTCATCGCCGCCGAGGTGGCTGTGCAGGATGGTCGGGCGGAATCCGTGACCATCGTCAATGTCGCCTCCTACTCCCACGCGCTCGACCGGATCGTCGAGGTGCCCGGACGCGGCGAGCTCTTATGCGATATCGGCTTCGGCGGCAACTTCTATGCGTTCGTGTCCGCCGAGGAGGTCGGTCGTTCGGATGGGGGAGTCGGCATTCCCTTCGAGCGTGACCGTGCCGAGGATTTCATCGCCGCCGGTCGGGACATCATGGCCGCGGTCAATGAGCAGATGGAACCCGTGCATCCGGAGACGGGGTATCGCGGCTGCGAGCACGTGGTGTTCCTGGCTCCGGAGGCGAACGCCGAGCCAGGTGCCGTGCAGGGCGGCCCCGGCGCGCGCCACGTGCTCATCAATGCTCCCGGATGGTTGGACCGCTCACCGGGTGGAACCGGCACGAGCGCTCTCATGGCCGTCCGGCATGCCCGCGGTGAGCTGGACCTGAACACGGATTTCACCAACAAGTCCTTCATCGGCACCTCGTTCACCGGGCGCCTGGTCGAGGAGACGACCGTGGGCGGCCACGCGGCTGTCATCCCCACGATCACGGGCAGCGCCTGGCTGACGGGCACCGCCCAGTACATGCTCGACCCGTCCGACCCGTTCCCCGCCGGCTTCACCCTCTGA
- a CDS encoding aminotransferase class I/II-fold pyridoxal phosphate-dependent enzyme, with protein sequence MTGIDSDEHSAQAAFMPGPSAAGGTPRKQLDSEESESGFRSRPKKSQLERDPGMPASTWRLRSDAWEYLKFAIKRLAISGGDFSMIAADGEVWRSLRSLKTIELYWGGFGQRYVEDIAELLSNGEFDRAHDMITRAVNRLRGTTVPDVPEDDLTDEERAEHKDRQDPRPRFEVLIVDETTEGGRDELHTDLLKLRNASDQFIYDYVIVPTADDAVAAALTNPNLLACVIRPGFTDRTRQVLSRDLRNAVALAHEGTANSPTTPMSPLNSVRRVLRLADTLAGLRPELDLYLMAGAHIENLAGAMTHRFRRVFRREDQFELHLSLLRRAQHLYDTPFFTAIREHARRPAGVFHALPVSRGGSVVGSKWISDFVDFYGLNLLLAETSATSGELDSLLAPVGTIKKAQSLAARAFGAKRTYFVTNGTSTANKIVHQAIVSPDEVVMVDRNCHKSHHHALMLTGARTAYLEAYPLNDVAFYGAVPLNRIKALLLDYRAAGRLDEVRMITLTNCTFDGIVYDPEKVMAECLAIKPDLVFLWDEAWFAFARFHPVTRKRTAMVAAEHLEDRLATDAHTTAYREQRKRLFDADTGEPAPDEAWLNESLLPPPDARIRVYATQSTHKTLTSLRQGSMIHVYDQEFAHGAEESFHEAYMTHTSTSPNYQILASLDLGRRQVEMEGFALVQKQLDLAMSLASAVSRHPLLKKTFRVLTAADLIPDEYRQTERTMPLRDGLATFWNAWATDEFVVDPSRITVEISGTGVDGDTFKHEHLMDRYGIQVNKTSRNTVLFMTNIGTSRSAVAYLIEVLVKLAGKFNDPHEIRSEDALTEPAAVMPPLPDFSAFAPEYAAEVPAEGPSTQLPDGDLRTAYYAGLRRWNIEHVLPHELRRRIESGDVPVSAGFVTPYPPGFPVLVPGQVITAEVLDFMSALDTREIHGFDPRLGYRVILKKDQSEGSKG encoded by the coding sequence ATGACCGGCATCGACTCCGACGAACACTCGGCACAGGCGGCTTTCATGCCTGGACCGTCAGCCGCCGGAGGCACGCCCCGAAAGCAGTTGGACTCGGAGGAATCGGAGAGCGGGTTCCGGTCTCGGCCGAAGAAGTCCCAGCTCGAACGCGACCCGGGGATGCCTGCGAGCACCTGGCGTCTGCGCTCCGATGCGTGGGAGTACCTGAAGTTCGCGATCAAGCGGCTGGCCATCAGCGGCGGGGACTTCTCGATGATCGCCGCCGACGGTGAGGTGTGGCGTTCGCTGCGGTCGCTGAAGACGATCGAACTGTACTGGGGCGGATTCGGCCAGCGCTACGTCGAGGACATCGCCGAACTGCTCTCGAACGGCGAATTCGATCGGGCCCACGACATGATCACTCGGGCGGTCAACCGACTGCGCGGGACCACCGTGCCCGACGTCCCCGAGGACGATCTCACCGACGAAGAGCGCGCCGAGCACAAGGACCGGCAGGATCCGCGCCCCCGCTTCGAGGTCCTCATCGTCGACGAGACCACCGAGGGCGGCCGCGATGAGCTGCACACCGATCTGCTCAAGCTGCGCAATGCCTCCGACCAGTTCATCTACGACTACGTCATCGTCCCCACCGCCGATGACGCCGTGGCCGCGGCGCTGACGAACCCGAACCTGCTCGCCTGCGTCATCCGCCCCGGATTCACCGACCGGACCCGGCAGGTGCTCAGCCGCGATCTGCGCAACGCCGTCGCGCTCGCCCACGAGGGCACAGCGAACTCGCCGACGACCCCGATGAGCCCGCTGAACTCGGTGCGTCGCGTGCTGCGCCTGGCCGACACTCTGGCCGGTCTGCGCCCGGAGCTCGACCTCTACCTCATGGCCGGTGCCCATATCGAGAACCTGGCCGGTGCGATGACCCATCGGTTCCGGCGCGTCTTCCGTCGGGAGGACCAGTTCGAACTCCACCTGTCGCTGCTGCGTCGTGCCCAGCACCTCTATGACACGCCGTTCTTCACCGCCATCCGGGAACACGCACGTCGGCCTGCCGGCGTCTTCCACGCGCTGCCCGTCTCCCGCGGGGGATCGGTCGTGGGCTCGAAGTGGATCAGCGACTTCGTCGACTTCTACGGGCTCAACCTGCTGCTTGCCGAAACCAGCGCCACCTCGGGTGAGCTCGACTCCCTGCTCGCGCCGGTGGGCACGATCAAGAAGGCGCAGTCCCTGGCCGCGCGGGCCTTCGGTGCCAAGCGCACCTACTTCGTCACGAACGGCACGTCGACGGCGAACAAGATCGTCCACCAGGCAATCGTCTCGCCCGACGAGGTCGTCATGGTCGACCGCAACTGTCACAAGTCCCACCACCATGCCCTCATGCTCACGGGAGCCAGGACCGCCTACCTCGAGGCCTACCCCCTCAACGACGTCGCCTTCTACGGTGCCGTGCCGCTGAACCGGATCAAGGCGCTCCTGCTGGACTACCGAGCCGCCGGTCGCCTCGACGAGGTGCGGATGATCACCCTGACCAACTGCACCTTCGACGGGATCGTCTACGACCCGGAGAAGGTCATGGCCGAGTGCCTGGCGATCAAGCCGGACCTCGTATTCCTGTGGGACGAGGCATGGTTCGCCTTCGCCCGCTTCCACCCGGTCACCCGCAAGCGCACCGCCATGGTCGCCGCCGAGCACCTCGAGGACCGTCTGGCCACGGACGCCCACACCACGGCGTACCGGGAGCAGCGGAAGCGTCTCTTCGATGCCGATACCGGCGAACCCGCACCCGACGAGGCATGGCTGAACGAGTCGCTGCTGCCGCCGCCGGATGCGCGGATCCGCGTGTATGCGACCCAGTCGACGCACAAGACCCTGACCTCCCTGCGGCAGGGGTCGATGATCCACGTCTACGATCAGGAATTCGCCCACGGTGCCGAGGAGTCCTTCCACGAGGCGTACATGACACACACCTCGACCTCACCGAACTATCAGATCCTCGCCTCCTTGGATCTGGGGCGTCGACAGGTCGAGATGGAAGGCTTCGCCCTCGTTCAGAAACAGCTCGACCTGGCGATGAGCCTGGCGTCGGCGGTCTCACGCCACCCGCTGCTGAAGAAGACGTTCCGTGTGCTCACCGCCGCCGATCTCATCCCGGACGAGTACCGGCAGACCGAGCGGACGATGCCGTTGCGAGACGGTCTGGCGACCTTCTGGAATGCGTGGGCGACGGACGAGTTCGTCGTCGACCCGAGCCGCATCACCGTCGAGATCAGCGGCACCGGCGTCGATGGGGACACGTTCAAGCACGAACACCTCATGGATCGGTACGGCATCCAGGTCAACAAGACGAGCCGCAACACGGTGCTGTTCATGACGAACATCGGCACTTCCCGGTCGGCCGTGGCCTATCTCATCGAGGTCCTCGTCAAGCTGGCGGGGAAGTTCAACGATCCGCACGAGATCCGGTCCGAGGACGCCCTGACCGAGCCTGCCGCAGTGATGCCGCCGCTGCCCGACTTCAGCGCCTTCGCGCCCGAGTACGCGGCCGAGGTTCCCGCCGAGGGTCCCTCGACGCAGTTGCCCGACGGTGACCTGCGCACGGCCTACTATGCGGGACTGCGTCGCTGGAACATCGAGCACGTGCTCCCGCACGAGCTGCGCCGCCGGATCGAATCCGGTGACGTGCCGGTCTCCGCCGGGTTCGTCACCCCGTACCCGCCGGGATTCCCGGTGCTCGTGCCCGGCCAGGTCATCACCGCCGAGGTGCTCGACTTCATGTCCGCCCTCGACACCCGAGAGATCCACGGCTTCGATCCTCGCCTGGGCTACCGCGTCATCCTGAAGAAGGACCAGTCCGAGGGCTCGAAAGGCTGA
- a CDS encoding thiamine pyrophosphate-dependent enzyme, translating into MDNSAPLSAGHLLVKELEAHGVQRSYLVPGESYLDVLDGLHDSTIAPIVCRQEGGAGYMAVAEGRMTGIPGIAMVTRGPGASNVMVSVHTAFQDATPLVVFVGLIPTVARGRESFQEFDLNGWFSTTTKKVLTLDDPDKAAEVVADAMHTAVTGRPGPVVVGLPEEVLVEASDGSVLAPRTHGSAAPYGGDVTELRARILQADRPVLVIGGEDWSPATSRRIAQWSRDRGLGVIGTFRAYDGIDHDSPNFLGILGFGASQVAKRTFAEADLHIFLGCVRTDVATESFTIGTDPKTVVIGPDPDAHGHFGGLDQHIVTSVNRFAQALFTADGSRAYSVASDGSIDEPAVGDEHLATDDEPVPLPEWIRDARAELEDWRVPTPTSAGIGTDLDGSGSTDTFVDMDEAFVHVKELLPDNAIITYGAGNFSGWATRFLPTHGFPSVLGPRNGSMGFGLPAAVAAGLVHPERSVFCIAGDGDFLMNGQEFATAVQYGVNLTVVVNDNSVYGTIRGHQDREYPGRPSGTALSSPDFAALATAFGGLGLTVEATEDFRTAFENALAHEGPALIRCLTDPTIRGARA; encoded by the coding sequence ATGGACAACTCAGCGCCACTTTCCGCCGGCCATCTCCTCGTCAAGGAGCTCGAAGCCCACGGTGTCCAGCGTTCCTATCTGGTCCCCGGCGAGTCCTACCTCGACGTGCTCGACGGCCTCCACGACTCGACCATCGCCCCCATCGTCTGCCGGCAGGAGGGTGGGGCCGGCTACATGGCCGTCGCCGAGGGCCGGATGACCGGCATCCCGGGAATCGCCATGGTCACGCGCGGTCCCGGAGCCTCGAACGTCATGGTCTCCGTGCACACCGCGTTTCAGGACGCGACCCCGCTCGTCGTGTTCGTCGGCCTCATCCCCACCGTCGCACGCGGTCGCGAGTCCTTCCAGGAGTTCGACCTGAACGGGTGGTTCTCGACCACGACGAAGAAGGTACTGACCCTCGACGACCCGGACAAGGCCGCCGAGGTGGTCGCCGACGCCATGCACACCGCCGTGACCGGCCGCCCGGGTCCCGTCGTCGTGGGCCTGCCCGAAGAGGTGCTCGTGGAGGCCAGCGACGGGAGCGTGCTGGCACCGCGCACACACGGATCCGCCGCACCGTATGGCGGCGACGTGACCGAGCTGCGGGCCCGCATCCTGCAGGCCGATCGGCCCGTTCTCGTCATCGGGGGCGAGGACTGGTCACCGGCGACCTCCCGCCGGATCGCCCAATGGTCACGCGACCGGGGCCTCGGCGTCATCGGCACCTTCCGCGCCTACGACGGCATCGACCACGACTCCCCCAATTTCCTCGGCATCCTCGGCTTCGGTGCCTCCCAGGTCGCGAAGAGGACCTTCGCCGAGGCTGACCTGCACATCTTCCTCGGCTGTGTCCGCACGGATGTGGCCACCGAATCCTTCACGATCGGCACCGACCCCAAGACCGTCGTGATCGGTCCCGACCCGGATGCCCACGGACACTTCGGCGGCCTCGACCAGCACATCGTCACCTCGGTCAACCGCTTCGCCCAGGCTCTGTTCACCGCCGACGGCTCACGTGCGTATTCGGTGGCCTCCGACGGGTCGATCGACGAACCCGCCGTCGGCGATGAGCACCTGGCCACAGATGATGAGCCGGTGCCGCTGCCCGAATGGATCCGCGATGCCCGCGCCGAACTCGAGGATTGGCGGGTGCCGACACCCACCTCGGCGGGTATCGGCACTGATTTGGACGGCTCAGGCTCGACCGACACCTTCGTCGATATGGACGAGGCGTTCGTCCACGTGAAGGAGCTGCTGCCGGACAACGCGATCATCACCTACGGGGCCGGGAACTTCTCCGGCTGGGCCACCCGATTCCTGCCCACCCACGGCTTCCCCTCGGTGCTCGGGCCTCGGAACGGGTCGATGGGCTTCGGCCTCCCGGCCGCCGTCGCCGCCGGGCTCGTCCACCCCGAAAGGTCCGTGTTCTGCATCGCCGGGGACGGGGACTTCCTCATGAACGGCCAGGAGTTCGCCACCGCGGTGCAGTACGGGGTCAACCTCACGGTCGTCGTCAATGACAACTCGGTCTACGGCACGATCCGCGGCCACCAGGACCGCGAGTACCCCGGCCGCCCATCGGGAACGGCCCTGTCCAGCCCCGACTTCGCCGCCCTGGCCACGGCCTTCGGCGGCCTGGGACTCACGGTCGAGGCCACCGAGGACTTCCGGACCGCGTTCGAGAACGCGCTCGCGCACGAGGGTCCGGCCCTCATCCGATGCCTCACCGACCCCACGATCCGCGGAGCCCGGGCGTGA